The Leptospira langatensis genomic sequence TACGAGGAGATCAAGAAGCCGGATTGGAAGAGAATGGAGAAGATCTTTCAAACGAACGTATTTTCGGCGATCTACGGATTGCAAAAGGTACAGGCGGAATATAAGAATCCTGTATACTATATCATCACCGCGTCTGCGATGAGCTTTCTTTCTATTCCTGGATATGCGTTGTATTCGGCGACGAAGGCGGCAGTTCATTCCTTCACGGAGGCATTTCAATTCGAATTAAAAGAACCTCATAGACTGATGATTGTGTATCCGATCGCAACTCGAACGAATTTCTTTGATACCGCCGGAAAGAAGGTGCCGGTCCCATTTCCATCCCAAACTCCTACGCAAGTTGCCTCCGCAGTCGTTCGGGGAATTGAGTGGAATAGAAAGAAGGTGCTTCCTTCTAAGATATTCTCTCTGATGATGTTCGTGGATCGATTCTTAATCTATCCGCTTAGGATCTATCAGATCATCGAGAATTGGAAAAGAAAGAAGGTCTTAGGCTAAGACTTTCGATCTCTTATTTTCTATCCGGATCCGATTGTATTCTAATAAGGCCAGGCTGTCTAGATGATAGGCTCTTACTAAGCTTGCTCTCTTTTCCTTTGAGGCTCCGTTCAGTTTTAAAAGACTTCTTTCTAATACAACGCCGATGATCGTTCTTGTTGCAGACTCTACCAGCTCGAACGCAACCTCATCCTTATTCTCTCCGTTCTCTAGGGAAGCATAGAGTGCATGAGATATTTCTAATTTCTCTCTGATCTCAACGAGTTCCGTGCTTGGGGAGAAGGAACCCATTTCTTCGTCTAAATATTGTCTTAGGAGGCCTTTGGTCCCTAAGCCGGTTACGATTCCGCCGATCGCTGCCACTACTTGCAATTGAGTGGTCCCTTCGTAAATATTCGTGATCCGGACATCCCTATAGATCCTAGAAATATCATAGTCATAGGTATAACCGGAACCTCCATGGATCTGCAGAGCGTCGAACGCGATCCTATTTGCTTGTTCCGTAATATAGTATTTGGAAAGAGGGGTGAAAAGGTTTGCTAACTTCTCCCATTTCTTGATCCCCTCGTCTTTTTTGATCTCTCTTTCGTCCATTCCCTGTTCTTTCCATCTTTCCGATTTCCAATGGTACAGGTCTATCGATCTGGATGCTTCTTGTAGAATGGAACGCATCGCTAAGATCTCTCTGTCCATGAGTTCGAGCATCTTGCGAACTGCGGGAATATTTTGGATCTTCTTACCGAACTGCTCTCTTTCTTCCGCGTATTTCTTGGCCTCTCCGTAAGCGGCCATTCCGATTCCCATTGCCTGGCCCGCGATGGAAAGTCTTGCTCCATTCATCATTGCCATGGAATATTTGACTAGTCCGTATCCTTCTTCACCGATGAGGATACCTGGTGTGTTTTCGTAGACTACCTCGCAGGTAGGAGAACAGTGTAGTCCCATCTTCTTCTCTATTCCTGCGATCTGCACATCCTCGCTTCTCACTAAGAAGAAGGAGAGTCCTCTTGCTCCGCTGGTGGGCGTTCCTGTCCTCGCTAAGGTCAGAATGATAGAAGGTTTGTCCGCGAACCCGCATCCGTGAGTGATGAATCTTTTGGCTCCTGTGATCCGCCAGACTCCGTCTTCTCCCTTGATTGCTTTTGTTTGCAGGTTGGGTAGATCCGATCCGTAATTCGGTTCTGTTAAGGCCATGGCTCCGCAGAGTTCTCCAGCGGCCATTTTAGGGACGAAGTTCTCTACCATTTCTTCGGAGCCGAACCTTTCTATCGTTTCCGCTAAGTTCATGCAACCTAGGGCGATTGCGAGAGAACCGTCGGCTCTCGAAAAGATCTCCATGAGCATTGCCTGCACCGTACAAGGGAGTCCTAATCCGCCATGTTTACGTCCAATAGAATAGGGAAGGATGCCTGCTTCTTTCACCTTATTCACTGCGTCTATCATTGCTTGCGGGAATTCAACTTTTCCATCCTTGTATTTCAATCCTTCCAGATCCATTTTCTGGGCTATGGGCGCGATCTCCTTTCCCGCGAGCTCTCCAGCGGACTCCAATACAGATTTATAAAATTCTAATGCTTCTTCTTTGCTACTCGGAGCCAATGCGAATTCTTCTTTGCCGGTCTTGTCGTATTCTTGTTTGTCCAAGAACCCAAGTTCGAAGGCATTTACGATCTCTTCCCAGTCTATTAAGGATTCGAAATGCTGGAATAAGTCTTCGTTTTGGAGGAAGTAATTATTTTCTACCATGAGTCGGCTCCGTATTAAATGAACTTTTGTTCAAATATGTTTGGCTTCTATTGGAAGCCTTAATTTCGATCCGAAAGGAAGGAAAGGAAAAATAGAAGGATGTATCGTTTTTTATTCATGCTTCTTGGATTCGATTTCATGAATAAGGAGTAAAGAGGAACCTATTGGAAGATGCTACGATATCAAGAAAGGTTAAGAACAGAGAAACGGGTATGAAAATATAGTTCGGAAGGGTATAAGTAAGTGGAAATAAAAAAGCCGCCGGTTTCCCGACGGCTTTTAAGCTAATCAGAAAGAAAGAAGGATTACTTCTTCTCTCCGGAGATAGCAGCTTTC encodes the following:
- a CDS encoding acyl-CoA dehydrogenase family protein, which translates into the protein MVENNYFLQNEDLFQHFESLIDWEEIVNAFELGFLDKQEYDKTGKEEFALAPSSKEEALEFYKSVLESAGELAGKEIAPIAQKMDLEGLKYKDGKVEFPQAMIDAVNKVKEAGILPYSIGRKHGGLGLPCTVQAMLMEIFSRADGSLAIALGCMNLAETIERFGSEEMVENFVPKMAAGELCGAMALTEPNYGSDLPNLQTKAIKGEDGVWRITGAKRFITHGCGFADKPSIILTLARTGTPTSGARGLSFFLVRSEDVQIAGIEKKMGLHCSPTCEVVYENTPGILIGEEGYGLVKYSMAMMNGARLSIAGQAMGIGMAAYGEAKKYAEEREQFGKKIQNIPAVRKMLELMDREILAMRSILQEASRSIDLYHWKSERWKEQGMDEREIKKDEGIKKWEKLANLFTPLSKYYITEQANRIAFDALQIHGGSGYTYDYDISRIYRDVRITNIYEGTTQLQVVAAIGGIVTGLGTKGLLRQYLDEEMGSFSPSTELVEIREKLEISHALYASLENGENKDEVAFELVESATRTIIGVVLERSLLKLNGASKEKRASLVRAYHLDSLALLEYNRIRIENKRSKVLA
- a CDS encoding SDR family NAD(P)-dependent oxidoreductase, coding for MDIRGKRIVITGAASGIGKETLIKFLQYEGVKILAVDLDPSRLGIKDKRVLTFKCDVSAPANVDKIFKEAQKVLGGIDIFYANAGFAYYEEIKKPDWKRMEKIFQTNVFSAIYGLQKVQAEYKNPVYYIITASAMSFLSIPGYALYSATKAAVHSFTEAFQFELKEPHRLMIVYPIATRTNFFDTAGKKVPVPFPSQTPTQVASAVVRGIEWNRKKVLPSKIFSLMMFVDRFLIYPLRIYQIIENWKRKKVLG